A region from the Methanofollis liminatans DSM 4140 genome encodes:
- a CDS encoding AMP-binding protein, which yields MVTGSYACGHSVKPLMGETIGDMLNRIAARYPDNEAMVSVHQNIRWTYREFCERADALARGLMALGVERGDRVAIWAMNYAEWTLTQFATAKIGAILVNINPAYRVYEFEYALKQAEVSTLIVQGRFKNSDYVGMFYEACPEAIDARAGRISSEKFPFLKNVVFMGDIPYNGMFTWDEMIEKGAGISPDELREREASLNFDDAINIQYTSGTTGYPKGVVLTHHGVMNNGYFIGEGMGFTEKDRLCIPVPFYHCFGMVLSNMASVTHGTTMVIPSPVFDAEAVLQALQNERCTAVHGVPTMFIAELSHPNFGKYDYSTLRTGIMAGSPCPIEVMKKVNVLMNMRDIVIVYGQTELSPGVTMTTVDDPLEKRVGTVGRAFPHTEIKIIDPNTKRILPRGEVGEICARGYMSMKCYYNNPSATRATLDANGWLYTGDLGVMDEEGYVKMSGRLKEMVIRGGENIYPREIEEFLHHHPKISDAYVIGVPDERYGEELMAWVAAKPGMTVTPDEIISFCNGQIARYKIPKYYKFVTEFPMSVTGKIQKFKMQKMAIEELGLEADSKIETA from the coding sequence ATGGTCACCGGCAGTTACGCATGCGGACACTCGGTCAAACCGCTGATGGGGGAGACCATCGGCGATATGCTGAACCGGATCGCCGCCAGATACCCGGACAACGAGGCGATGGTCTCGGTCCACCAGAACATCCGCTGGACATACAGGGAGTTTTGCGAGAGGGCCGACGCCCTTGCCAGGGGCCTCATGGCCCTCGGTGTCGAGCGCGGCGACCGCGTCGCGATCTGGGCGATGAACTATGCCGAGTGGACGCTTACGCAGTTCGCCACCGCAAAGATCGGCGCCATCCTGGTGAACATCAACCCGGCCTACCGGGTCTATGAATTCGAGTACGCCCTCAAGCAGGCCGAGGTTTCTACCCTGATCGTGCAGGGCAGATTCAAGAACTCGGACTACGTGGGGATGTTCTACGAGGCCTGTCCCGAGGCGATCGACGCCCGCGCCGGCAGGATATCCTCTGAAAAATTCCCCTTCCTCAAAAATGTCGTCTTCATGGGCGACATCCCGTACAACGGCATGTTCACCTGGGACGAGATGATCGAGAAGGGCGCCGGCATCAGCCCGGACGAACTCAGGGAGCGCGAGGCGTCGCTCAACTTCGACGACGCCATCAACATCCAGTATACGAGCGGCACCACCGGCTACCCGAAAGGTGTCGTCCTCACCCATCACGGCGTCATGAACAACGGCTACTTCATCGGCGAGGGGATGGGCTTTACCGAGAAGGACCGTCTCTGCATCCCGGTGCCCTTCTACCACTGCTTCGGTATGGTCCTCTCGAACATGGCGTCGGTCACCCACGGCACCACGATGGTGATCCCCTCCCCGGTCTTCGACGCCGAGGCTGTGCTCCAGGCGCTCCAGAACGAACGGTGCACCGCCGTGCACGGCGTGCCGACGATGTTCATCGCCGAACTCTCCCACCCGAACTTCGGCAAATACGATTATTCGACCCTGCGCACCGGGATCATGGCCGGCTCGCCCTGCCCGATCGAGGTGATGAAGAAGGTCAACGTCCTGATGAACATGCGCGACATCGTCATCGTCTACGGCCAGACCGAACTCTCGCCGGGCGTGACGATGACCACCGTGGACGACCCCCTGGAAAAGCGGGTTGGGACGGTCGGGCGGGCGTTTCCGCACACCGAGATCAAGATCATCGACCCGAACACAAAGCGGATCCTCCCGCGCGGCGAGGTCGGGGAGATCTGCGCCCGCGGCTACATGTCGATGAAGTGCTACTACAACAATCCCTCGGCCACCCGTGCGACGCTCGACGCCAACGGCTGGCTCTATACCGGGGACCTCGGCGTCATGGACGAGGAGGGCTACGTGAAGATGTCAGGCCGCCTCAAGGAGATGGTGATCCGCGGCGGCGAGAACATCTACCCGCGCGAGATCGAGGAGTTCCTCCACCACCACCCTAAGATCTCCGACGCCTACGTGATCGGCGTCCCTGACGAGCGCTACGGCGAGGAACTGATGGCGTGGGTCGCCGCGAAGCCCGGCATGACCGTGACGCCCGATGAGATCATCTCGTTCTGCAACGGCCAGATCGCCCGCTACAAGATCCCGAAATACTACAAGTTCGTCACCGAGTTCCCGATGTCGGTCACCGGGAAGATCCAGAAGTTCAAGATGCAGAAGATGGCGATCGAGGAGCTCGGGCTTGAGGCCGACTCGAAGATCGAGACTGCCTGA
- a CDS encoding bifunctional 5,6,7,8-tetrahydromethanopterin hydro-lyase/3-hexulose-6-phosphate synthase, whose protein sequence is MYLIGEALVGTGAELAHIDLVMGDKEGPVGMAFANSISQLSAGHTPLLAVVRPNLLTKPATLVIPKVTLKKGEQVKEMFGPVQAAVAKAVADSVEEGVFEGIDIENTVILASVYLAPEAQNYNMIYRYNYGATKLAIRRALQQFPDVDTLVYEKDRAAHAVMGFKVQRLWNPPYLQVAMDLVDLKRVEQVLTAVPENDHVLFEAGTPLIKQFGLNVLSEIRRIRPNAFIIADLKTLDTGNLEARMASDAGADAVVISGLAPKATIEKAIEETKKTGIYSVIDMLNVDDPAALVAALKVKPDIVELHRAIDAEGDEYAWGNIPAIKKAAGGKLLVATAGGIRQDVVAKAVASGADILVVGRAITASKDIRHAAEEFIEKLDSEEIDQFRVMTDF, encoded by the coding sequence ATGTATCTGATAGGTGAAGCTCTCGTAGGAACCGGTGCCGAACTTGCGCACATCGATCTCGTGATGGGCGACAAGGAAGGGCCGGTCGGGATGGCCTTTGCGAACAGCATCTCGCAGCTCTCCGCAGGCCACACCCCGCTCCTCGCCGTTGTCCGCCCCAACCTTCTCACCAAGCCCGCCACCCTCGTGATCCCGAAGGTGACGCTGAAGAAGGGCGAGCAGGTGAAGGAGATGTTCGGCCCGGTGCAGGCGGCGGTCGCAAAGGCGGTCGCCGACTCCGTGGAGGAAGGCGTGTTTGAGGGTATCGATATCGAGAATACCGTCATCCTCGCAAGCGTCTACCTCGCACCCGAAGCACAGAACTACAATATGATCTACCGCTACAACTACGGCGCCACCAAGCTCGCGATCCGCCGGGCCCTCCAGCAGTTCCCCGACGTCGACACCCTCGTCTACGAGAAGGACCGCGCCGCTCACGCCGTGATGGGATTCAAGGTCCAGCGGCTCTGGAACCCGCCGTACCTCCAGGTGGCGATGGACCTCGTGGACCTGAAGAGGGTCGAGCAGGTGCTCACCGCCGTGCCGGAGAACGACCACGTCCTCTTCGAGGCAGGCACCCCCTTGATCAAGCAGTTCGGGCTCAACGTCCTCTCTGAGATCAGGCGCATCCGCCCGAACGCATTCATCATCGCCGACCTCAAGACCCTGGACACCGGGAACCTTGAGGCGCGGATGGCCTCGGACGCCGGCGCGGACGCCGTCGTGATCTCGGGCCTCGCCCCGAAGGCGACGATCGAGAAGGCGATCGAGGAGACGAAGAAGACCGGCATCTACTCGGTCATCGACATGCTCAACGTGGACGACCCGGCAGCCCTGGTCGCCGCCCTGAAAGTGAAGCCCGATATCGTCGAGCTCCACCGCGCCATCGACGCCGAGGGCGACGAATACGCCTGGGGCAATATCCCGGCGATTAAGAAGGCCGCCGGCGGCAAACTGCTCGTCGCAACAGCCGGCGGGATCAGGCAGGACGTCGTCGCCAAGGCCGTCGCATCGGGCGCCGACATTCTGGTCGTCGGCCGTGCGATCACCGCGAGCAAGGACATCCGCCACGCCGCCGAGGAGTTCATCGAGAAGCTGGACTCCGAGGAGATCGACCAGTTCCGCGTGATGACCGATTTCTAA
- a CDS encoding mechanosensitive ion channel family protein, translating to MVFNAVAEYYHNISLLGETTTTDIISIVLILLGAFIIIRIVKNRLKRSFGDQLPKSDLDFVMTLSTYLIYLITILLLLPYLHFDLSGLFVAGGIVALALAFATQNIVSNLVSGLFLMFERPIKIGDNVTIGSLTGTVQNIQIMSTIVRTYDGIFVRIPNSKMFTSDITNLVAHPARRFEYTVGIRYQDDAAKAIALIKNLIDRQPYALKSPGPSVYVDKLDDSSVNIVVKVWAPSLFWWDLRTALLWKIKVELEKNGIQIPFPQRELWFDNTLKTDMKTVQPPPIREVPYQEADDHLEVGKPRPGETHDW from the coding sequence GTGGTCTTCAATGCCGTTGCCGAGTACTACCACAATATCTCTCTTCTCGGGGAGACGACCACCACCGACATCATTTCAATCGTTCTCATCCTCCTGGGCGCATTTATTATCATCCGTATTGTTAAAAATCGCCTTAAACGGAGTTTTGGGGATCAACTCCCCAAGTCTGATCTCGACTTTGTGATGACGCTTTCGACCTACCTCATCTACCTGATCACGATCCTCCTCCTCCTTCCCTATCTCCACTTCGACCTCTCCGGCCTCTTTGTCGCCGGAGGGATCGTCGCTCTGGCGCTTGCGTTTGCCACTCAGAACATCGTCTCGAACCTGGTTTCAGGGCTCTTTCTCATGTTCGAGCGGCCGATCAAGATCGGCGACAATGTCACCATCGGGTCCCTGACCGGCACCGTCCAGAATATCCAGATCATGTCGACGATCGTCCGGACCTATGACGGGATCTTTGTCAGGATCCCGAACTCGAAGATGTTCACCAGCGATATCACAAATCTCGTCGCCCATCCGGCGCGTCGGTTCGAGTACACGGTCGGGATCCGGTACCAGGACGATGCGGCAAAGGCGATCGCCCTGATAAAAAATCTGATCGACAGGCAGCCCTATGCCTTGAAGAGCCCTGGTCCATCGGTCTATGTCGACAAACTCGATGACTCAAGCGTGAATATCGTCGTCAAGGTCTGGGCGCCCTCTCTCTTCTGGTGGGACCTCCGGACAGCACTGCTCTGGAAGATCAAGGTGGAGCTCGAGAAGAATGGCATCCAGATACCCTTCCCGCAGCGGGAGCTCTGGTTTGACAACACGTTAAAAACCGATATGAAGACTGTCCAGCCGCCGCCGATCCGGGAGGTGCCGTACCAGGAGGCGGATGACCATCTGGAGGTCGGCAAACCCAGACCCGGCGAGACCCACGACTGGTGA
- a CDS encoding DUF432 domain-containing protein, whose amino-acid sequence MYGRYSLDFCIEKDDLKICFSRDGDVVRYSRTLGDSTMERIIASDGGQVIINPVEPLNLPEEVTRFLEIRFESIIIEPEATRRIYLTFPIEIGIFISKKAAFRCIDIFSRLPQKYSLYGPTDTGVITRYHWSPVSFTLPAHDPCFEGVVELDIVNTTKGWVEVSRVVLENYGMKIYYDQGLVSMKAQMRVIKSTIAETCCIRSPIREGMRKSIELYYTRTIGLSESALTFTMDAGVH is encoded by the coding sequence GTGTACGGTCGCTACAGCCTGGACTTTTGCATCGAGAAAGACGATTTAAAGATCTGTTTTTCAAGAGATGGCGATGTCGTCCGTTATTCCCGAACGCTGGGTGATTCGACGATGGAGCGGATCATCGCCTCGGACGGCGGGCAGGTGATCATCAACCCGGTGGAGCCCCTGAACCTCCCTGAAGAGGTGACACGGTTCCTTGAGATCAGGTTCGAATCGATCATCATCGAACCCGAGGCGACTCGCAGGATATATCTCACCTTCCCCATCGAGATCGGGATATTTATCTCGAAGAAGGCGGCGTTCCGGTGCATTGACATCTTCTCGCGCCTCCCGCAAAAATACTCCCTCTATGGCCCGACGGACACCGGCGTGATCACCCGTTATCACTGGAGTCCCGTGTCTTTTACGCTGCCCGCACATGATCCCTGCTTTGAGGGCGTCGTCGAACTCGATATCGTGAATACGACAAAAGGATGGGTGGAGGTCTCTCGTGTCGTCCTGGAGAATTACGGAATGAAGATCTACTATGATCAGGGCCTTGTCTCGATGAAGGCGCAGATGAGGGTCATCAAGTCGACGATTGCAGAGACCTGCTGTATCCGCTCCCCGATCCGGGAGGGAATGCGCAAATCGATCGAGCTCTACTATACACGCACGATCGGGCTGAGCGAGAGCGCCCTCACCTTTACGATGGATGCGGGGGTGCACTGA
- the nifS gene encoding cysteine desulfurase NifS — protein sequence MPEDRIRYFDHSATTPTHPDVVAAMLPYFTDHFGNPSSLYGIAEESRAAIARARSQVAAAIGASPEEIFFTAGGTESDNWAIKGIAHAHRDRGDHIITTAIEHHAVLHTCAFLEEQGFSVTYLPVDREGRVDPAAVQDAITDRTILVTVMTANNEVGTVQPIREIGAVAREHGVPFHTDAVQAIGNLELDVDEDNIDLLSLSGHKFYGPKGIGALYIRNGTKIANFIHGGGQERGRRAGTENLPGVVGLGAAIERACTDIPAHGARLAGLRDRLLAGIMEAIPDVTLNGHPTERLPSNINVSFDGIDGEALLTLLAMKGVCASTGSACSSGSESPSHVLLALGVPPQRARASLRLTLGDLTAGEDVDYLLALLPDAVKKLRRLSGAGA from the coding sequence ATGCCAGAAGACCGGATCAGATACTTCGACCACTCGGCCACGACCCCCACCCACCCCGACGTCGTGGCGGCGATGCTCCCGTACTTCACCGACCATTTCGGCAACCCCTCCTCGCTCTACGGCATCGCCGAAGAGTCGAGGGCGGCAATCGCGCGAGCGCGTTCACAGGTCGCCGCAGCGATCGGCGCAAGCCCCGAGGAGATCTTCTTCACCGCCGGGGGGACAGAGTCAGACAACTGGGCGATCAAGGGGATCGCCCATGCGCACCGCGACCGGGGCGACCACATCATCACGACGGCGATCGAGCACCACGCCGTCCTCCACACCTGCGCCTTCCTGGAAGAGCAGGGCTTCTCGGTCACCTACCTCCCGGTCGACCGGGAGGGGCGGGTCGATCCGGCGGCCGTGCAGGATGCGATCACCGACCGCACCATTCTGGTCACGGTGATGACCGCCAACAACGAGGTCGGGACCGTCCAGCCGATCCGCGAGATCGGCGCCGTCGCCCGCGAGCACGGCGTCCCCTTCCACACCGACGCCGTCCAGGCGATCGGCAACCTCGAACTCGACGTCGATGAGGACAACATCGACCTCCTCTCCCTCTCGGGCCACAAGTTCTACGGCCCCAAGGGCATCGGCGCCCTCTACATCAGGAACGGAACAAAAATCGCAAACTTCATCCACGGCGGCGGGCAGGAGCGGGGCAGGCGCGCCGGCACCGAGAACCTTCCCGGCGTCGTCGGCCTCGGGGCGGCGATCGAACGGGCGTGCACCGACATCCCGGCCCACGGGGCGCGGCTTGCCGGGCTGCGCGACCGCCTCCTCGCCGGCATCATGGAGGCGATCCCCGACGTCACCCTCAACGGCCACCCCACCGAGCGCCTGCCCAGCAACATCAACGTCTCCTTCGACGGCATCGACGGCGAGGCCCTGCTCACCCTCCTCGCCATGAAGGGCGTCTGCGCCTCAACGGGGAGCGCCTGCTCCTCGGGGTCTGAATCGCCCTCGCACGTCCTCCTCGCCCTCGGCGTCCCGCCGCAGCGCGCCCGCGCCTCCCTCCGCCTCACCCTCGGGGATCTCACCGCAGGAGAAGACGTCGACTATCTCCTCGCCCTCCTCCCCGACGCCGTCAAAAAACTCAGGAGACTCTCGGGCGCCGGTGCCTGA
- a CDS encoding iron-sulfur cluster assembly scaffold protein: MQFTEKVMDHFENPRNVGVLEDADAVAEVGSKECGDTTTLYLKIRDSRIVDVRFRTLGCAAAIASSSMATELIRGKTLEEAWALTNTDVVEALGGLPEPKIHCSVLAEGAIREAINNYRRSQGLDPW, encoded by the coding sequence ATGCAGTTCACAGAGAAAGTCATGGACCACTTCGAAAACCCGCGCAACGTCGGGGTGCTGGAGGACGCCGACGCCGTCGCCGAGGTGGGGAGCAAGGAGTGCGGGGACACGACCACCCTGTACCTGAAGATCCGGGACAGCCGGATCGTGGACGTGCGGTTCAGGACCCTCGGCTGCGCCGCCGCCATCGCCTCGTCGAGCATGGCGACCGAACTGATCCGGGGAAAGACCCTCGAAGAGGCATGGGCGCTCACCAACACCGACGTCGTTGAGGCGCTCGGCGGCCTCCCGGAGCCGAAGATCCACTGCTCGGTCCTGGCCGAAGGGGCGATCAGGGAAGCGATCAACAATTACCGGCGTTCGCAGGGGCTCGACCCCTGGTAA
- a CDS encoding metal-dependent hydrolase: MKIRWLGHACFLLEGSRTVLIDPFVPEGGIEADPDIVAVTHGHADHLGEAVRFQKPTVAVNEIAKYLAARGVPAEPMNIGGTIEVAGVSFTMTPALHSSWLECAGGGYYGGVATGYVIRMDGTAVYHAGDTALFSDMKLIGALYHPDVAILPVGGRFTMGPAEAMMAAEFVGAGTVIPMHYNTFPAIEQDLSAFKEALERTADIRVILLAPGESVEV; the protein is encoded by the coding sequence ATGAAGATCCGATGGCTTGGACATGCATGTTTTCTCCTCGAGGGCAGCAGGACCGTGCTGATCGATCCCTTTGTGCCTGAGGGCGGGATCGAGGCGGACCCCGATATCGTTGCGGTCACCCACGGCCACGCCGATCATCTCGGCGAGGCCGTGCGCTTCCAGAAGCCCACCGTGGCGGTGAACGAGATTGCAAAGTACCTGGCTGCACGCGGCGTTCCGGCTGAGCCGATGAACATCGGCGGGACGATCGAGGTCGCCGGGGTCTCGTTCACGATGACGCCGGCCCTCCACTCCTCATGGCTTGAGTGCGCGGGCGGCGGGTATTATGGGGGCGTGGCCACCGGGTATGTGATCAGGATGGACGGCACCGCCGTCTACCATGCCGGCGACACGGCGCTTTTCTCCGATATGAAGTTGATCGGGGCGCTCTACCACCCCGACGTTGCCATCCTGCCGGTGGGAGGGCGCTTCACGATGGGGCCGGCCGAGGCGATGATGGCGGCGGAGTTCGTCGGGGCCGGGACCGTGATCCCGATGCACTACAACACCTTCCCGGCGATCGAGCAGGACCTCTCTGCTTTTAAGGAGGCGCTCGAACGGACCGCCGATATCCGCGTGATCCTCCTGGCGCCGGGCGAGAGCGTCGAGGTCTAA
- the glyS gene encoding glycine--tRNA ligase — MSDTYDKVIELAKRRGFVWPSAEVYGAVAGFIDYGPLGAMMKRRVEEIWRHYYVIREGYYEIECPTVGTESIYIASGHVKGFADKMCECPHCHEYFRADHLAEACGIASASHLTREELAAAIEEVACPGCGEVFGKTEVFDFNLMFQTTIGPGSQRKGYLRPETAQGIFTDFSRLSRFYRMKLPFGAVQIGKSYRNEISPRQGMIRLREFTQAEAEIFVNPESKRHPNFGRYADYAVDLWGIEQQQQNTDPVSKTMREAVDEGIIANEYIAYYLALTHDLLTSIGIDRNRLRFRQHLPDERAHYAIDCWDAEVRSERFGWVETVGIADRTDYDLRAHSGESGDTMTVFVPFDEARTEKRKRIVADMGVLGPKYRGKAKKIADALAETSPGPDGAEVTVDGETFFIPGDLYTVHEEEVEVRGAEVMPHVIEPSYGIDRMIYGVLEHSYDEEIVEGEERRVLRLPACIAPVQVAVFPLVNKDGLEEIARTITSDLQDARILADYDDNGAIGRRYRRQDEVGTPFAVTVDYETKETGTVTLRDRDSMEQVRIPAGDLVATIGSLIRCRTAFADLKQ, encoded by the coding sequence GTGAGTGACACGTACGATAAAGTCATAGAACTTGCGAAGCGCCGCGGTTTTGTGTGGCCTTCAGCCGAGGTCTATGGCGCTGTTGCAGGGTTCATCGACTACGGCCCCCTCGGGGCAATGATGAAGCGGCGGGTCGAAGAGATCTGGCGGCACTACTATGTCATCAGAGAGGGTTACTACGAGATCGAGTGTCCGACCGTCGGAACAGAGTCCATCTATATCGCATCAGGGCATGTGAAAGGGTTCGCCGACAAAATGTGCGAGTGCCCCCACTGCCACGAATATTTCAGGGCCGACCACCTGGCCGAGGCCTGCGGGATCGCGAGCGCCTCCCACCTCACCAGAGAGGAACTTGCGGCGGCGATTGAAGAGGTGGCATGTCCCGGGTGCGGCGAGGTCTTCGGCAAGACCGAAGTCTTCGACTTCAACCTGATGTTCCAGACCACGATCGGCCCGGGCTCACAGCGGAAGGGATATCTCCGCCCTGAGACCGCACAGGGTATCTTCACCGACTTTTCCCGTCTCTCCCGCTTCTACCGGATGAAACTGCCCTTCGGGGCCGTCCAGATCGGCAAATCCTACCGGAACGAGATCTCACCCAGGCAGGGGATGATCCGCCTGCGCGAGTTCACCCAGGCCGAGGCCGAGATCTTCGTCAACCCGGAGAGCAAGCGCCACCCGAACTTCGGGCGCTATGCCGACTACGCGGTCGATCTCTGGGGGATCGAGCAGCAGCAGCAGAACACCGACCCGGTCAGCAAGACGATGCGCGAGGCCGTGGACGAGGGGATCATCGCCAACGAATATATCGCCTATTACCTCGCCCTCACCCACGACCTCCTCACCTCCATCGGGATCGACAGAAACCGCCTGCGGTTCAGGCAGCACCTCCCTGACGAGCGGGCGCACTACGCCATCGACTGCTGGGACGCCGAGGTCAGGTCTGAGCGCTTCGGCTGGGTCGAGACCGTCGGCATCGCCGACCGGACCGATTACGACCTCCGCGCCCATTCCGGCGAGAGCGGCGACACCATGACCGTCTTCGTCCCCTTCGACGAGGCGAGAACCGAGAAGAGAAAGAGGATCGTCGCCGACATGGGCGTGCTCGGCCCGAAGTACCGGGGGAAGGCGAAGAAAATCGCCGACGCCCTGGCCGAGACCTCGCCAGGCCCTGACGGCGCCGAGGTCACCGTCGACGGCGAGACATTCTTCATCCCCGGAGACCTCTACACCGTCCACGAGGAGGAGGTGGAGGTCAGGGGTGCCGAGGTGATGCCCCACGTGATCGAACCCTCGTACGGGATCGACCGGATGATATACGGCGTCCTCGAACACTCCTATGACGAGGAGATCGTGGAGGGCGAGGAGCGGCGGGTGCTCCGCCTCCCCGCCTGCATCGCCCCGGTGCAGGTCGCCGTCTTCCCGCTCGTGAACAAGGACGGCCTCGAGGAGATCGCACGGACGATCACCTCCGATCTGCAGGATGCCCGGATACTTGCCGACTACGACGACAACGGCGCCATCGGCCGCCGGTACCGGCGACAGGACGAGGTCGGAACGCCGTTCGCCGTGACCGTCGACTACGAGACGAAGGAGACGGGCACGGTCACCCTCAGGGACCGGGACTCCATGGAGCAGGTGCGCATCCCTGCAGGCGATCTCGTTGCAACCATCGGGTCCCTCATCAGGTGCCGCACCGCCTTTGCAGACCTGAAACAATGA
- a CDS encoding DEAD/DEAH box helicase, which produces MSHISHPLIRAESLDERRYQLAIALQALDRHTMVVLPTGLGKTAVALITAASRLYREGGRLLVLAPTKPLVEQHLRYFSERLALPDEGTCAIFTGDTGPDERTAMWEGARAIFATPQVIKNDLIAGRYTLADVTLMVVDECHRAVGNYAYVFLARRYHQTADKPLLLAMTASPGGDHGKVEEVMANLGIEGVETRTESDPDVIPYVHEREVEHRQVDLPEDLALAVGDINILIDSRLAALKRAGFFAPDRSKLSMKALNKINAEIQGRIAQRDTAAFTAASIYAELMKLRHAVSLAESQGSRVLAGYLEKLSKEGQSATGTKASQRLAGDPVFQRLCQRSASWQGELHPKVGLTVALVKEQVALHPESRTIVFATFRDTVALLVEALREAGIGAERFVGQASRDAEKGLSQKKQIDVLRRFREGEFPVIVATSVGEEGLDVPSTDLVVFYEAVPSEIRSIQRKGRTGRSGTGRIVVFTTKGTADEVYRYVSQQRERSMQKGIRALGGGSTGKGQTNFGSFVAAEPEGPSITVDDRETSSRVAEVLSDLGLHIALTRLEVGDYAVGDRIVVERKTVQDFADTLVDRDLLGQVRALAAAAPRPVLIVEGDGDLYAARDIHPNAIRGALAAITVDMGVAVIRTKSAEETAEMLAVLCRREEGEPGDRRVQTKKTYTTGQEQLENIVASFPEIGLKGARALLEHFGSVKAVVEAEKDDLTAVKGVGKKTADSIWETARRPYG; this is translated from the coding sequence ATGAGCCACATCAGCCACCCCCTCATCAGGGCAGAAAGCCTTGATGAGCGGCGGTACCAGCTCGCGATCGCCCTGCAGGCGCTCGACCGCCACACCATGGTGGTCCTCCCCACCGGCCTCGGCAAGACCGCCGTCGCCCTGATCACGGCTGCGTCGAGACTGTACCGCGAGGGTGGGCGGCTGCTTGTCCTCGCCCCCACTAAGCCCCTCGTCGAGCAGCACCTCCGCTATTTTTCCGAACGCCTCGCCCTCCCTGATGAAGGGACATGCGCCATCTTCACCGGCGACACCGGCCCGGACGAGAGAACGGCCATGTGGGAAGGGGCGAGGGCGATCTTCGCGACGCCGCAGGTGATCAAAAACGACCTGATCGCCGGGCGCTACACCCTCGCCGACGTCACCCTGATGGTGGTGGACGAGTGCCACCGGGCCGTCGGCAACTACGCCTACGTCTTTCTCGCCCGACGCTACCACCAGACCGCGGACAAACCCCTGCTCCTTGCGATGACCGCATCGCCGGGCGGGGACCACGGCAAGGTGGAAGAGGTGATGGCGAACCTCGGGATCGAGGGGGTCGAGACAAGGACCGAGTCAGACCCGGACGTCATACCGTACGTCCATGAGCGCGAGGTCGAGCACCGCCAGGTGGACCTCCCCGAAGACCTCGCCCTCGCCGTCGGCGACATCAATATCCTCATCGACTCCCGGCTTGCGGCACTGAAACGGGCCGGGTTCTTCGCGCCTGACCGGAGCAAACTCTCGATGAAGGCGCTCAATAAGATCAACGCCGAGATCCAGGGGCGGATCGCACAGCGGGACACCGCCGCCTTTACGGCAGCATCGATCTATGCCGAACTGATGAAACTCCGCCACGCCGTCTCCCTTGCCGAATCGCAGGGGAGCCGCGTGCTTGCCGGCTACCTCGAAAAACTCTCAAAGGAAGGGCAGTCAGCGACCGGGACGAAGGCAAGCCAGCGGCTTGCAGGCGACCCGGTCTTCCAGCGCCTCTGCCAGCGATCGGCGTCCTGGCAGGGCGAACTCCACCCGAAGGTCGGCCTCACCGTCGCGCTGGTGAAAGAGCAGGTGGCGCTCCACCCGGAAAGCCGGACGATCGTCTTTGCGACCTTCAGGGACACCGTCGCTCTCCTTGTCGAGGCCCTGCGCGAGGCCGGGATCGGCGCCGAACGCTTTGTGGGCCAGGCGTCGCGCGACGCCGAGAAAGGGCTCTCGCAGAAGAAGCAGATCGACGTCCTCCGCCGGTTCAGGGAGGGCGAGTTCCCGGTGATCGTCGCCACCTCGGTCGGGGAGGAAGGGCTCGACGTCCCGTCCACCGACCTTGTCGTTTTCTACGAGGCGGTCCCCTCTGAGATCAGGAGTATCCAGCGCAAAGGGAGGACAGGGCGGAGCGGCACCGGCCGGATCGTCGTCTTCACGACGAAAGGCACCGCCGACGAGGTCTACCGCTACGTGAGCCAGCAGCGCGAGCGCTCGATGCAGAAAGGGATCAGGGCGCTCGGGGGCGGCAGCACAGGAAAGGGGCAGACAAACTTCGGATCCTTTGTCGCCGCCGAGCCCGAAGGCCCGTCGATCACGGTCGACGACCGGGAGACCTCCTCGCGCGTTGCCGAGGTGCTCTCCGACCTCGGACTGCACATCGCCCTCACCCGCCTCGAGGTCGGGGACTACGCCGTCGGGGACCGCATCGTTGTCGAACGCAAGACCGTGCAGGACTTCGCCGACACGCTGGTCGACCGCGACCTCCTCGGGCAGGTGCGGGCCCTCGCCGCCGCGGCGCCGCGACCGGTGCTGATCGTGGAGGGCGACGGCGACCTCTACGCCGCGCGGGACATCCACCCCAATGCCATCAGGGGAGCCCTCGCCGCTATCACGGTGGACATGGGCGTCGCCGTGATCCGGACCAAGAGTGCGGAAGAGACTGCAGAGATGCTCGCCGTCCTCTGTCGACGTGAGGAGGGCGAACCTGGCGACCGCAGGGTGCAGACGAAGAAGACCTATACGACCGGGCAGGAGCAGCTGGAGAACATCGTCGCCTCGTTCCCCGAGATCGGCCTGAAAGGGGCACGGGCCCTCCTCGAACATTTCGGATCGGTGAAGGCCGTCGTCGAGGCTGAGAAGGACGACCTGACCGCGGTAAAAGGTGTGGGGAAAAAAACGGCTGATTCTATCTGGGAAACTGCACGCCGCCCCTACGGCTGA